The nucleotide window ACTTGTTCTGTGTACTTATCCAAAATTCAAATGGAAGAAGCAAAGGCCTAAAAACAAAAAGAGGAACGTTtgattttaatcaaaataatctGATATAAACTTGCATATCaccaaaaatttataaaaatatatgccATTGACACAAAGCTTCtgtcaaatatataaatgtaaataaaaacaggaTTGACATaagaaaatagcttttttttacattatcaaAAAGGTCATAGATTAACTAGTATTTCTGATAACACATAAATCAAAACTAGttgtacacataaaaaaaaaaatacacgtttgtttatataatttgtgTCGTGTGCCTATAGTGAGTGTGCGTAGTGATTATACAGTGTGTTTATTTAATGGTTGTGTTCAGGGCTGTGAGGGCTGGACCGTGTGCAGTCGGTGTGAGACGTATCGTCCTCCTCGAGCTCATCATTGTAGAGTGTGTCAGCGCTGCATCAGGAGAATGGACCATCACTGCCCGTGGTCAGTCTCTTCTCACTGTTTATTGGCTAATCTCATCACATTAAAGGCTTATTAATGCATATTAGTTTAGACTATTGGCTGTGTTTACTTATGATCAGGCCCACACAAAATCTGTGCCTTTAGAAATCTACAGAAAACTAATTTTCACTATTTTTGAGCCTATAATTCAGTGTACTTATTTACTTATGCAAATGTGTGCAAATATGCAGTTCCTTCTCTCCTAAAGTCCAGTGATtctttgaaaagagttttgtgtatttttacagcaaaactCAAGAATGAATGCATAAAATTCCATATATGAAAAAACACTGTGACAAAAAATCAGATAAAGACagtaaacatttaacattttcacacATAGTAATATATAAGAACAATCGCATTAATCAATGATAGAAAATGACAATAAACTACAATAGAACTTATTTACTTatgcaaatgtgtgtaaatatgcaGTTTCATCTCCCCAGTTATTCTTGAGAAAAGATTGTTGTGTATTTTTACAGCGAAACTTAACAAGTAATGCATAAAATTCCATATATTTTCAGAAAAACGTAACAAAAgccacaaatatatttttaaaaaaatgtccctGCAAAATAAAGGACATGCTGCtatataattattatgtttttatattcattttcagtgtgattattgaataatatgcaaatgatTGTGTACAATACAATATGTGAAGTAGTATTTTCTAGTATTATTGTCTTTTGGGTAGATTATGATTGTATGATTGAGTTGCTCTAGTTTTGTTTACCAATCAAGTGCTTCTAATTGgatttgaattcattcattttctttttggcttagtccctttattaatccggggtcgccacagcagaataaaccgccaacttatccagcacatttttatgcagtgcatgcctttccagctgcaactcatccctggaaaacatccacacacactcattcacattcatacactggacaatttagcctacccagttcacctgtactgcatgtctttggactgtgggggaaaccggagcacccggaggaaacccacgtgaatgcagtgggaacatgcaaactccacaaagaaacgcctactgacccagccaaggctcgaaccagcgaccttcttgctgtgaggcgacagcactacctaccgcgccactgcgtcgcctggaTTTGAACTTTAAACCTTAATTTCATTTTGATTAGTCTCAAAATAATTTCATAtaaatttgcagatatttaacaaAATTCAGTTTTTGTAAAATtcagaaattgtaaaaaaaggCCCTTGTAaggcttaaataataaaaaaaaaaaaaaatgtaagtgtcTTGAAGATATCTGAACAGAATTGGTCATGAGACTCATTTTAttgcatgttaatgccattttttaACTGTTGAACACTGTGATTTCATGTCAAAGTGCTTTTATGCTTAAAATTAAAGGTTTataattaaccctttaactaccccaccaagaaaaaaatgtttggattgcatttcttaactcttaatatcgctagttaacacactccgtgcatttttttttcaacacatcccctaatttatcagcctctaccaaatggttgatatgtcggtcggtttatggtaaaagtaccgggcttaatacatatactataaaaataagaatatatgaagtgtaagaccaatttattttaaaaatatataaaaaataaaacttttttgaatactaaatcacctttatttattttttaaagcatgccATAAAATAtgtcagattctcatttaacatgctttcatgttttgtttttacaataaaaccaaatccaagtgtagtagtgcaacaagatgttttttttttttttttttttttttgtaaaccaacaatgctgtatgtaagacattatttaaaccattatttaaatgactttaacagtcattatttaaaacagtaaaaacattgtCAACCGTTTGGTAGAAGGGCAGtaaaagggtttaaaaaaaaaccctGGTATTAATTTCATCATCACATTTGGTAGTAATCCATTGTATATTATTTTGATTTGTCTttcacatatttaataataataatacacttattgttaatcattttaatttaattattttattgttttactttttttctgtaatttattatttattgttattcattttcttgactttatttatatatttatcttgaCCATGCTTGGtcttgttttcccagtgatgggttgcagctggaagggcatccgctgcgtaaaacatatgctggataagttggcggttcttgtGGCGACCCCAGTGAATGTTTGGTCTTGGTTACAATCATATCAACTGTGTCAAATTTAACAGTTTAAAGCAACTTAAATTTATTAATACAACAATATACCATATGTACTGTACAGGTGTTCCTTTTTCTCTTTTGTAGGATTAATAACTGTGTTGGAGAGCTTAATCAGAAATacttcattcagtttcttttctaCACGGGTGAGTTTTAAGATCCGCTCACAGACAATATTTCACAAAGTAAAGGAGCATGAAGTGTTTCAGCAGATCTGCCATGTTGTTTCTGTAGGCATGGCTAGCTTGTACTCCATGGCACTGGTGGTTTCAGCCTGGGTGTGGAGGATAAGGAGTGAAAGAGAAGGAGATGAAGAGAAAGAAGGAGAAGAAGCTCCCAGCAAACATCTCATTGTGTAAGTACAATTTCTTTCTGAGAAACTGTATTAATGTTATATAATGGAAATtggtttttttttgttcagctaTTACTACTTctcacattgtttttttatttttatttttttacagggcacattatattattttactggtGGAGTCGATACtttttggagtttttgtcttGGTAATATTTTATGACCAGGTATGCTTCCACGTtttttattactgaaattatatattaatatcattttaaaattaatctACAGCCACAGTACTGATTCATTGTTACAGTATGTTTACATGACAGAACTGTGAAATAGTccgtgttttttttcttcacagttTGAAATTAACAtacacactaccagtcaaaacttgaacacatgaagatttagtaatgtttttgaaaaaaacttCTGTTTACCAAGCATTCATTTATTagataaaaattaaaatagtttatttttattattttatatacattttgtttttgaatacattttaaaatgcagtttatttaaagtagatttttttgtatttgcattaaaagttttttttttttttttttaatattatattattttaaccctttcatgtgtacaatcacactggtgtgatcagccTTGTCTGGCCCCTGAAGTGTACAATCACACCACTTGTCATAAATCAAAATTTATCCATGCCTTCAAAcaaagaacatttattttaggtttcagacattcaaatacacataacAACAAGCAAAACTTACCATTTAAGGTTTGTAAACTACACACAGATGTCTcctaattatttttcaatataactgGATGGTGTGCTTTGTTCACATAAGAGACACACTGTTTATGTTACTAGAATATTGTCTTTATATTCTTCTCCCAGACAAACAGTTGCTCACCTTCATATATTTCGGcagaaaattatgaaaaaatatcatGTAAATACAGCAGCTCGGATCTCTCCTGCAGTTGTTGCTAGAAGGAATACAGCTGTGATCGAAAGTTAATGtgaagtattaatattatttattaaattgcgcattaattgtattttgttagCGGCTACACCTACATTAACCCTAAACATAACCCTCACAGTAATTTGTTGTACAGtatcacaaaaatgatgctatatagACGTGAGTATCCTCAGTTGTATACCATCTAGGCTTCACTGTGCTGCAGGAGAGGGTTAAagatatttttgatcaaataaatacaacCTTCTTTGGCAGAGAAGagattaatcattaataatatcttaataatgTCAGTATTCTTAATGGTAATGTACATATTAATTTTAAGTTCTGTAAGAAAACGTTCAATAAGATTAAAGAATTTTTAGCAAAAAATGTCTAATTAAACAGAACTGACATCGTTTATGGAATGAcatttatttcatcttttttaatttaaattttaaatggctGTCTTTTGTCGATTCTAAGTTTAAGTATATTTGTTCTATATATTGATCTATATATTGATCTCTCTCGTGTTTTTGTCCAAAGCTGGTGTCCATAATAACTGATGAGACGCCCATTGAGCAGATGAGGAACAGACTAATAAAAGACAAAGCCAACAACAGCCAGCCATCACACGTTGCACACACAAGAAAGCCAAAAATTGCACTGCTGAGAGAAGTTTTTGGACGCGGTGAGTAACCATGTtagatattattaaaatatgataatttagTGTTTAATAAAGATGCATTATTATTCGCAGTACTCAATCTAATCAATCTAATATCATCTAATATCATCTATTAATACTTATGAATAATTGTCAATAATATTGTTATGGcaataaataccagaaaataTTGTGACATAATAAAGTCCACATCGGCCAtcgctacactgtaaaaaatgctgggttccacacaattaattcatgttgtcccaacacaaaccgattaggttaacttaataaatttaagtggattgaacctaaAACCGCTAAGTTGTCCACaataatctcaagaattgtgctgtttcagcttaTATTATATAAGTacagtagtttaaacaagcagccaAATATTTTTGGGGGTGTGGTTTACATGCAAATGCCTCGCAAATGCAAATTTTAATTTCCGGGTGAGCCATTTCTTTAAACCagtgatgcccaaactagggcccgcgggccaaagttagCTCGTAGTAACCTTTGaattggcccgccatcccatctaagagtggtttagagattgtcattttaaattgaatttaaccttttatttgtttgttttagtgttaAGCAACCAAAAAGGTCTCTCAAATAAAATTTTCAATTTCAgcggtgtaaattaatcagatttagttgAAAATGTACAAACGACTCATAGGGGACAATGCAAAAGACTTTGGTGAGtgaatcaagtcaaaggcagctTCTGCTTGCCtattgtattcagcattgaacaccactttgttataaatgtgattgttgatgtttttaatcaaaataagttttaatagaaaaaattatactgcattagttaatataattcAAAGTAaagttttctatttattattcaatattattaaataaattaggaaattagccatggcaactttaatgtaaattaGTAAATGGTATATTTATGTTTGGCCCACAgctatcaatgatatttggttttttggctcttcaaaaaaaaagtttgggtaCCCCTGCTTTACACATAGTGACCCAACATTCTCAACAGCATTTCTAATAATACTAAATGTATTTCTCTCACCTGTCTACAGGTTCTATACTGTGTTGGTTATTCCCGCTTCATTCCACCCCTCCTTCTGTTGGCGGCATCAGTTATTCAGCACTTCCTGATTACGACGTGTAACACTAACCAGTTTTTCATCAGTCCTTTTGACCGCTCAATCAGTATGGCAGtatcatatatgtgtgtgtgtgtgtgttgggaacTGTGGATATTACGTTACTGAGATGCAGATTTCAGCTCTCATGAATGGTGTGTGAGTGCTTTTGTGTACTTCTGCTTACTGCTTCTCCATTACACACAGAGATTATTACAAGGTACTGAATCTTTTTTCTTCATCTAATCAACTAAATGTTTCTTTTGATATTACCCGGgagattttatgatttttttttttttttttttttcggaagaGTCTTGTTTAAAGTTGTTAAATCAGTATGTTAACCAGCAACCAGTATACATTGTGTTGTATACGGTACAGTAACCACTAATTTGCATTAAGGGACAAGGTCAGCTGTGTTGACTTTATCAGGTAAATGCAATAGGACTCGCCGTCATCCATTTCGAtttcataatgtgtgtgtgtgtttgggtacATGGACTGTACTCCATTTTACATGAGGACTGTATATAAAGATGTATTTTATAACTTTGATTTCTGACAAAAGTGTTGCTGCGTTTTCAGGGTATtagactattttatttttatttatttgtttggtttgttCGAAACGTTCACGCTTTTGCTGTTTTTCGCGGACAGCTTGAGGGATGTGTGTACATAACAGATGAACTTGTATATTGATAATGTTTACATGgatatttatttgtgattttgtGTCTGTCTAAATGCTGCTCTGACTCACGTGAAGTAAAAGACATGTTTTTCATACTCTGGCTTCTTCTCGCTTTTAAAATCGTGAGTTTAGTTGGAAATAAAACCAGTGGTGCTGAATATAGAAACACTGCGTTTTATTATTTAGGAAATTCACGGTAATTATTGTTGTGTTTAATCAAGTTAGAGCTTTTAATAATcttaatttagtcattttaaataacaggAAGTGTTATATTATATATGGGTTAAAGACATCATATTTTGTGTTTACGTTAAATTATGATTAACTCTTTTGTgctgttgaggatgttttcatccactttggGGGGATTTGAGTCTGAATTTGGCCATTacttttttctgtgtttcagcaagcAGAATTATTTTTGGCACACAACAaagtggaaagttattgcgtttcatatttaacaaactgttcactgcaaattttatgtaattttgctcacatggataattgaatattaatcagatgatgtcattacgctgctgtgccgtcagccaatcgttgcattgctgatcaggATTTCGAGgttcgatagatctgtccttcacaacacacgcagcaatctcagatcagtttatccagacattttatctgattcacaaacttgtttaaagaaccaaattagccagagatcagttatcaagatcaaaagatccaggatctgccaaatcatctttgatcatttaagcaaggtatgaagaacggacccctgatcaaaactattaaattgcttagaaaattacaggattttaactctttaattgctaaGTTTACAAATTATGTCAactgatttggtaaaaaaaaaatcacacaaaatgacgtattttcaatataaaaagtgtGGACTggattattttaacttttttcaaagtcttggacatgtgaaacagcaTTGCCTTTGCATTATTTTTGGTGATTTTCActtttggtggctgtttttgcctcattgacttccattataacccaattttttaattacaaaatcaTGAGATCATATActaatgcatttttgattgttggtagttttccctgttgggaagaggtaaaatttgtaatttgtaCTGCTGATCTTCAGTTGGAACCATTAACCTTTTATATAGGCCTGTGCACTTTTTATAAAGTATAACAGCAatttaaagtgtgtatgtgtgtctgtgagtgtgtgagggacctttgcacacttaccttgatgtgtctgtgaaaatctaaatatgcatctcagctctcagatcTACACGGAGTAAACAgaaaacaaagactgtgtgtttatgcaccatcaaatgtggttcttatggaagtcaatggggcaaaaacagccaccataAGTAAATTCGGGAGAACAaataaaaatctaacaatgcatcaaagccaatgatgtcactaatcattcacatgtccaagactgtgacaaaaggtaaaaaaaaatgtttttgtccaCGATTGCTttatatattgaaaatatgtaatttgtgtttttttttttcttcccccaaATCAgtaacatcatttgtgaacttggcaattaaagagatAAAAtcctgtcattaaaaaaaaaaaaaacatttagtagttttgatcaggactgagaaATTCAGAATTCAAAATTGAAAAgtttatgtatttttacagcagtttaattcagtggatgtttttatcccaaacataacaaaagagtagtaaatttaaaaagtgcacaagggttaagtgATCTTATACATAGAAATTATATTGAATGCAAGTAAAAAATTCAATtaatataataggaaaaacaataaTGTGAAATCACGTGAAATAATCTGCCAagtgtgtgtaaaatgtaaactTATGTAAAAATTtacttattataatattttgttttgtttttgttaaatatgaaAACATGAAAACGTACTTGCTCACAAATGGGAACTTTTGAATGTGTTTATGTTTACAGACATTTTAAAGGATTTTGGtgaagtataaatatttaaaatgacaacatttcttgaataattgtttaatattttatttaattattacagttCTGAAAATGCCTGACAAGATTTTTACTATATTAACTCTCTATACTATGCAGGgtatctgcggggtcttaaagtcttaaatctcaaaaactatattttaggccttaaaaagtcttaaatctactgaaatatagtgttgtaggtcttaaatctttttaacaggtcttaatttcctTTGGTCATGTATAGCTGCctaatctggccattaacactcaaatgatcaccaacaatccatctcaataaaacattttattttaaaatagcattAACACTATTACTTGCCTTACAGAGGAATTCATTTAaatgttctccatttatttactgctaagGATACCGACCTGACCAATATTTGTTATTAGATTatcattattgtattattaaatctattaaattATAATCAGTTTTTGATCTTTTCCAACTGGGCTGTTCCAAAAAAATCCTTAACATTTAGCTTTGTATAAGTGTAAAATTTCCTTGATAATGGGTCTTTAATTTCACTGGTGAAGCCTGCAATAACCCTGCTATGTGTTTGAATATGATTTTATCCCTTAAAACAACAGTTATTGCAATGATGACacaaatgatcttattttacagaATAATTAAGCGACCTGACtgtaaataaaaagcatttatcTGCTCCTAATATTTGACATTCACAAATGCAgtcagcttttttcttttttaaaggcgTCTATAGTGAGAGCTGGACATTAATATTTCACTCAAAGCACAGCACACCTAAATGAGCGACAGCTAATTAAAATGGGATCATATAAATTTTTCAATTCTTGCGAACTCGCCGCTCATTGGCCTAATCTATGGTCACGTGCTagtgttgttatttttgttgtcgACTTCCTGATAGCAGAAATCATGTGATTCTCTGACGCTTCCTGGAGCTTTACTTTCACGCAtcacttttttttgctttgcgTGACAACATTCACCGGTGACAAACATCAGCATCAGGATTTAGTTGCAGATTTTGTGCCCGTTTACGGTATGGCTGACGGGGAACGATCACCTTTACTATTGGACGGTCGCGATGGAATGACGGGACTGTCACTGGGAGACGAGCCCTACCGACCGATCAGCAAACCGCAGAGTGAGTCAAACATGATCCAGATTGACACTGGCTGTAATTTACAGCATGTTCATTTTGCTATCCACAGTATATTTGAACATATGCGAATTGTAAAGTACTATTTAGATCCACTGGCAATGATGCCTACGCTCACGTTATCTGAATAAGCAGGATTTGAGAATCCTGCGGTTTATGAATTGTGTTGTCATTTATTGTACACACCGCACAGTGAGTGCATATGTTGATCATGTGGTTCAATGTGCAGTAATCTGTAATCTGGAGACCGTCAGCTCACCACAAATAGATTAGCGTCCGATTACTGAGTTCACCTGAATCACATGACAAAAGGAATCATGATTGCCCTCGGATTATTTTCAGTGTATCCGTCTGAGTGTTATTGACTGTAATCATCAGCGGGAGTATTAATAAACGCTGTTCATTGGCCTTTCAATTGATTCACTTTGCAAGCAAAAAAATACAGTGAATGTGCATGAAAAGAATGAACGATTAgattttagttaatttatttactttattaatattaatattttctgtTATCTGTCGTATTTCAGGCACACTGTTCTTATCATTAATGcatatttacaatttatatatatataagataattTGTATAAAAGGGTGaaatatgtacagtattattAATGTTGTGTATGAAGCATATATAAAATATTCTTTGTTTACCTGATTTCGTTGTCAAAGTaatgttttaatgcatatatacaggtgaataaatatttttattttaaaagagactactttttaacctttttatctatctatctatctatctatctatctatctatctatctatctatctatctatctatggagGACGAAGCTtgcaaaaatgattaattaacaaatatgcaaatttatacagtaaataattccataaattcctgcataaataaaataataaataaatatgcaaataaataaatgtatatataaattcacacattcctgcataaatatataaataattaatagtgcagacagataaataaataaataaataaattgcacaatttttttaggaaaaacaaaatgctaaacTACCCCCCTCCCCCCAAGAAGCGTTActttatttaattgcatttttatttatttaatgttttatttatgcaggaatttttgcatttatttactggtttatttatatatttgcatatttatttattgttttgcagATTTcgtcctatctatctatctatctatctatctatctatctatctatctatctatctatctatctatctatctatctatctatctgttata belongs to Danio rerio strain Tuebingen ecotype United States chromosome 1, GRCz12tu, whole genome shotgun sequence and includes:
- the zgc:77880 gene encoding zf-DHHC domain-containing protein, whose protein sequence is MAAFRCRRDPCGFICLILTYFSVFYADYVVIQYVLIPAYSGSVWCTLHGSVFNIILFLLLACHSKAVFSDPGMVPLPETAIDFSDLRSQSNRLNDRGCEGWTVCSRCETYRPPRAHHCRVCQRCIRRMDHHCPWINNCVGELNQKYFIQFLFYTGMASLYSMALVVSAWVWRIRSEREGDEEKEGEEAPSKHLIVAHYIILLVESILFGVFVLVIFYDQLVSIITDETPIEQMRNRLIKDKANNSQPSHVAHTRKPKIALLREVFGRGSILCWLFPLHSTPPSVGGISYSALPDYDV